The following are from one region of the Simiduia agarivorans SA1 = DSM 21679 genome:
- a CDS encoding phosphatase PAP2 family protein: MKRTTLDHLHSVDARFFLLVSAYLGGGGSRTTARLISRLADGPLYLVIALGFAACDGERGLRFLTFGLACYALEVPLYLLLKRFFKRERPFRQLNCWHGFVPADEFSFPSGHTAAAAVFAALLGIYYVDNAFLLCAGVFLVGASRVVLGVHFPGDIFAGAILGISCVGVMAFGLLP, encoded by the coding sequence ATGAAACGAACAACCTTAGATCACTTGCACAGCGTTGATGCGCGCTTTTTCCTGCTGGTCAGTGCCTACCTCGGCGGCGGTGGCTCGCGTACAACGGCGCGCTTGATCTCCCGACTGGCCGACGGCCCCTTGTACCTGGTCATCGCGTTGGGGTTTGCGGCCTGTGACGGTGAGCGCGGTTTGCGATTCCTGACCTTTGGTTTGGCCTGTTATGCCCTCGAAGTACCACTCTATTTACTACTGAAACGTTTTTTCAAGCGCGAACGACCGTTCAGGCAACTCAATTGTTGGCATGGGTTTGTGCCAGCGGATGAATTCAGCTTTCCTTCCGGGCATACGGCCGCGGCGGCGGTCTTTGCTGCTCTGCTGGGCATTTACTATGTGGACAATGCCTTCCTGTTGTGTGCGGGGGTGTTTTTGGTAGGTGCGTCGCGGGTGGTGCTTGGGGTGCATTTTCCTGGCGATATTTTTGCTGGTGCGATATTGGGCATTAGTTGTGTGGGTGTCATGGCTTTTGGCTTGTTGCCATAG
- a CDS encoding glycosyltransferase family protein, whose translation MNKILYGVQATGNGHITRARLLVPWLRRVGFDVDVLISGRERTKLFGLDELGHYRFRHGFTFALDDGRVDVVRTLLNAQCKRFWRDVRNLSLDQYEYILTDFEPVTAWSARLQGRECIGIGHQYAFQYAVPKQGFDPVARAVMRWFAPVSLSLGLHWDGFGAPILPPIVDTGTQHRASLPGRYLVYLPFDSITRVMRLLNQFPEVQFTYYCAVDSPQGAGHIRQKPYSRSGFQEDLAGVEGVICGAGFELPSEALHAGKKLLVQPLRGQFEQASNAKALQLLSLASVMHDLDPESLRAFICQPPATPMHYPNVAKAVAFWLQSGARESVDALSNRLWQAVAMGAPQAASGINRSFLKAAERAEYTPAPARAVQRDTDGSVGSGLPRWSQTGSGQG comes from the coding sequence GTGAACAAAATTCTCTATGGGGTACAGGCGACGGGCAATGGTCATATCACGCGTGCGCGGTTATTGGTGCCTTGGTTGCGCCGCGTCGGCTTTGACGTAGATGTGCTAATCAGTGGTCGAGAGCGGACTAAACTGTTTGGCCTGGATGAGCTGGGGCATTACCGGTTCCGGCACGGATTTACCTTTGCGTTGGACGATGGCCGGGTCGATGTCGTACGTACACTGTTAAATGCGCAGTGCAAGCGATTCTGGCGGGATGTTCGGAATCTGAGCTTAGATCAGTACGAATATATTCTTACCGATTTTGAACCGGTAACGGCTTGGAGTGCCAGGTTGCAGGGGCGGGAATGCATTGGGATTGGCCATCAATACGCGTTTCAGTATGCGGTGCCAAAGCAGGGATTTGATCCCGTCGCGCGAGCGGTGATGCGTTGGTTTGCACCCGTGTCTTTATCTTTGGGATTGCATTGGGACGGCTTTGGGGCCCCGATTTTGCCACCCATCGTCGATACGGGTACTCAACACCGTGCAAGCCTGCCAGGCCGGTATCTGGTGTATTTACCTTTCGATAGCATAACGCGGGTCATGCGCCTGTTGAATCAGTTTCCCGAGGTGCAATTTACATACTATTGCGCGGTGGATAGCCCCCAAGGTGCTGGGCATATCCGGCAAAAACCGTACTCGCGGTCTGGTTTTCAGGAGGATTTGGCCGGTGTTGAGGGCGTGATCTGTGGGGCCGGTTTTGAGTTGCCCTCAGAGGCTTTACACGCGGGCAAGAAATTGCTGGTTCAGCCCCTGCGCGGACAATTCGAGCAGGCCTCCAATGCGAAAGCATTGCAATTATTATCGCTGGCATCGGTGATGCACGATCTCGATCCAGAGTCGCTGCGGGCATTTATTTGCCAGCCGCCCGCCACCCCGATGCACTATCCCAATGTTGCCAAGGCGGTCGCCTTTTGGTTGCAGTCCGGCGCCAGAGAATCAGTCGATGCTCTGTCAAATCGATTGTGGCAAGCCGTGGCGATGGGTGCACCCCAGGCCGCATCGGGTATAAATCGTAGTTTTCTCAAGGCTGCTGAGCGTGCAGAGTATACGCCTGCGCCAGCGCGCGCAGTGCAGAGAGATACTGACGGATCAGTCGGGTCAGGTCTTCCTCGCTGGTCACAAACGGGCTCCGGCCAGGGTTGA
- the glnG gene encoding nitrogen regulation protein NR(I), whose translation MQNTNRVWIIDDDRSIRWVLEKSLQQAGMETRSFESGDSVLTQIGREVPDAIVSDIRMPGIDGLALLEQLHASHPDVPVIIMTAHSDLDSAVQAYQGGAFEYLPKPFDVDEAVAVTKRALAHAQEQKAQMPKTEDDEISTEIIGEAPAMQEVFRAIGRLSQSNITVLINGESGTGKELVARALHRHSPRKQSPFIALNMAAIPKDLIESELFGHEKGAFTGAGGQRQGRFEQANGGTLFLDEIGDMPADTQTRLLRVLADGEFYRVGGHTPVKVNVRIIAATHQNLEKLVADHRFREDLFHRLNVIRIHIPKLAERREDIPKLAQFFLQKAARELGVEPKVLQKDAENILCNLNWPGNVRQLENSCRWITVMASGREVQVSDLPPELMEAQEKGAVSGEWDKALRTWADQALARGQQDILSQAVPTFEKALIETALKHTAGRKRDAANLLGWGRNTLTRKLKELGMTDDSSDADED comes from the coding sequence ATGCAAAACACTAACCGCGTTTGGATCATCGACGACGACCGCTCAATCCGCTGGGTACTGGAAAAGTCCCTGCAACAGGCCGGCATGGAAACCCGCAGCTTTGAATCCGGCGACAGTGTGCTGACCCAAATCGGCCGCGAAGTGCCAGACGCCATTGTCAGCGATATTCGCATGCCCGGTATCGATGGCCTTGCGCTGCTGGAGCAGCTGCACGCATCCCATCCGGATGTACCGGTTATTATCATGACCGCGCATTCGGATCTGGACAGCGCGGTTCAGGCTTATCAGGGCGGCGCCTTTGAATACCTGCCCAAGCCGTTTGACGTGGACGAAGCCGTCGCCGTCACCAAACGCGCACTTGCACATGCGCAGGAACAAAAGGCGCAGATGCCCAAAACCGAAGACGACGAAATCAGCACGGAAATCATCGGCGAAGCGCCGGCCATGCAGGAAGTTTTCCGGGCTATCGGGCGGCTTTCGCAATCCAATATCACGGTATTGATCAACGGCGAGTCAGGTACCGGTAAGGAACTGGTCGCGCGCGCGCTGCACCGCCACAGCCCCCGCAAACAGTCCCCGTTTATCGCCCTCAATATGGCCGCCATTCCGAAAGACCTGATCGAATCCGAACTGTTCGGCCATGAAAAAGGCGCTTTCACCGGTGCCGGCGGCCAGCGCCAGGGCCGGTTTGAACAGGCCAATGGCGGCACCCTGTTTCTGGACGAAATCGGCGACATGCCGGCGGATACCCAAACCCGGTTATTGCGGGTGCTGGCCGATGGCGAATTCTATCGCGTGGGCGGCCATACGCCGGTAAAAGTGAACGTGCGTATTATCGCCGCCACCCACCAGAATCTGGAAAAGCTGGTGGCCGATCACCGCTTCCGCGAAGATTTGTTCCACCGCCTGAACGTCATCCGCATTCACATCCCCAAACTCGCGGAACGCCGGGAAGACATACCCAAACTGGCGCAGTTTTTCCTGCAAAAAGCCGCGCGCGAATTGGGCGTGGAGCCCAAAGTGCTGCAAAAAGATGCAGAGAATATTCTGTGTAACCTGAACTGGCCCGGCAACGTGCGCCAGCTGGAAAACAGCTGTCGCTGGATCACCGTCATGGCCTCGGGTCGCGAGGTACAGGTCAGCGACCTGCCGCCGGAACTGATGGAAGCGCAGGAGAAAGGCGCGGTCAGTGGCGAATGGGACAAGGCCTTGCGCACCTGGGCCGACCAGGCCTTGGCGCGCGGTCAACAGGACATTCTGAGCCAGGCAGTGCCCACCTTTGAGAAGGCGCTGATTGAAACCGCTCTGAAGCACACCGCCGGTCGCAAACGCGACGCCGCCAACCTATTGGGCTGGGGCCGCAATACGCTGACGCGCAAGCTCAAAGAGCTGGGCATGACCGATGATAGCAGCGACGCCGACGAGGATTAG
- the glnL gene encoding nitrogen regulation protein NR(II), whose amino-acid sequence MTKSEVSYKHLLDSLNTAVVVADANLRVWHMNPAAEALLTVSGERVEGVNLATVVHESEAALKDLQLALANDHQFTRRRAEWTTGHGSHLTVDYSVTPLANPRGLLIEIQPLDRLLRISREEALLSAQDTSRNLVRGMAHEIKNPLGGIRGAAQLLARELEEGELKEYTQVIIEEADRLRNLVDRMLGPRTPPNLQPINIHQILERVCVLVNAESAGAVTITRDYDPSIPDLPGDAEQLLQATLNIVRNAMQALMENKVEHGVICLRSRIQRQFTIGRVHHPLVCRIDIVDNGPGIPTGLIEDIFYPMISGRAEGTGLGLAISQQLINQHNGLIECESRPGQTQFTIYIPMEQPDAKH is encoded by the coding sequence GTGACCAAAAGCGAAGTTTCCTACAAGCACCTGCTCGACAGCCTGAACACTGCAGTGGTGGTGGCCGACGCCAATTTGCGCGTCTGGCACATGAACCCGGCTGCCGAGGCGCTGCTGACGGTGAGCGGCGAGCGCGTCGAGGGCGTCAACCTGGCCACGGTGGTACACGAATCGGAAGCCGCCCTGAAGGACCTGCAACTGGCGCTCGCCAACGACCACCAGTTCACCCGTCGGCGGGCCGAATGGACCACCGGCCACGGCAGCCACCTCACCGTGGATTACAGCGTGACACCGCTGGCCAATCCACGCGGCCTGCTGATTGAGATTCAGCCGCTGGACCGCCTGCTGCGGATTTCGCGGGAGGAAGCCTTGCTGTCGGCGCAAGATACCAGCCGCAATCTGGTGCGCGGCATGGCCCATGAAATCAAAAATCCCCTTGGCGGTATTCGCGGAGCCGCCCAACTGCTGGCGCGGGAACTGGAAGAAGGCGAGCTGAAGGAATACACCCAGGTGATCATCGAAGAGGCGGATCGCCTGCGCAATCTGGTGGATCGCATGCTGGGCCCGCGCACGCCGCCCAATCTTCAACCCATCAATATCCACCAGATTCTCGAGCGCGTGTGTGTTCTGGTCAACGCCGAAAGCGCGGGCGCCGTCACCATCACCCGCGATTACGACCCGAGCATTCCGGACTTGCCCGGCGATGCCGAACAATTGCTGCAGGCCACGCTTAATATCGTACGCAATGCCATGCAGGCTCTGATGGAAAACAAGGTTGAGCACGGTGTTATCTGCCTGCGGTCACGCATCCAACGCCAGTTCACCATTGGCCGGGTTCACCATCCATTGGTGTGCCGAATCGACATAGTGGACAACGGCCCCGGCATCCCCACCGGCCTCATTGAAGATATTTTTTACCCGATGATTTCAGGCCGCGCTGAAGGCACGGGCCTGGGTCTGGCGATTTCGCAACAACTGATCAATCAGCACAACGGCCTGATTGAATGCGAAAGTCGTCCCGGCCAAACCCAATTCACGATCTACATACCTATGGAACAGCCCGATGCAAAACACTAA
- a CDS encoding DUF4124 domain-containing protein — protein sequence MKHPFTAACLALLIALPASAQVYKTTDENGRVIYTDRPTERAEEVELRETNRAPAFDTPQRADNPTDNQAELPPYRVRITGPQPGTTLTPGERDLVVNFEANRPLTPGLRFQLLSNGSPLGRSTTGNSITVPEIERGEHRLTVIIYDQNDRILAESGAMSIYVHRTVAPKPSPRGG from the coding sequence ATGAAGCACCCATTCACCGCCGCCTGCCTGGCGCTGTTGATTGCATTGCCGGCAAGCGCGCAGGTCTACAAAACCACCGATGAAAACGGTCGGGTTATTTACACGGATCGGCCAACGGAGCGGGCGGAGGAAGTCGAGCTTCGGGAGACCAACCGGGCCCCAGCGTTCGATACCCCCCAGCGGGCAGACAACCCAACCGATAATCAGGCAGAACTGCCGCCCTACCGCGTGCGGATTACCGGCCCACAACCCGGCACCACGTTGACGCCGGGCGAGCGGGATCTGGTGGTCAATTTTGAAGCCAACCGGCCACTGACCCCGGGCCTGCGCTTTCAACTGCTGTCCAACGGCAGCCCGCTGGGCCGCAGCACCACGGGCAACAGTATCACCGTGCCGGAAATTGAACGCGGCGAGCACCGCCTGACCGTGATTATTTACGACCAGAACGATCGCATACTGGCCGAGTCCGGCGCCATGAGCATTTACGTTCACCGCACCGTAGCACCCAAGCCATCTCCCCGCGGCGGCTGA
- the glnA gene encoding glutamate--ammonia ligase codes for MSKTLQLIKEHEARWIDLRFTDTRGKEQHVTYPASTVNESFFEEGKMFDGSSISGWKGINESDMILMPDDESAVLDPFYEEATINVRCNIVEPSTMQGYDRDPRSIAKRAEDYLTSTGLGDTALFGPEPEFFIFDSVHYNSGMGESFYKIKSEEAAWSSGEEVEGKHGHAPRVKGGYFPVAPVDSLHDIRSAMCNAMEAMGLEIEIHHHEVANAGQCEIGVGANTLVKKADEVQILKYCVHNVAHAYGKTATFMPKPLIGDNGSGMHVHQSFSKGGVNQFAGDSYAGLSETALYYVGGIIKHAKALNAFCNASTNSYKRLVPGFEAPVMLAYSARNRSASIRIPFVQSAKAKRIETRFPDPTANPYLCFAALLMAGLDGVQNKIHPGEAASKDLYDLPPEEEAEIPTVCASLEEALANLDADREFLTRGGVFSDDFIDSYIELKKADIQKVNMTPHPVEFELYYSV; via the coding sequence ATGTCAAAGACGTTACAACTGATTAAAGAGCACGAAGCTCGCTGGATCGACCTGCGCTTCACCGACACACGCGGTAAAGAGCAGCACGTAACCTACCCCGCCAGCACCGTTAACGAGTCTTTCTTCGAAGAAGGCAAGATGTTCGACGGCTCTTCCATCTCTGGCTGGAAAGGCATTAACGAATCCGACATGATCCTGATGCCCGACGACGAGTCAGCGGTACTGGACCCCTTCTACGAAGAAGCCACCATCAACGTGCGTTGCAACATCGTTGAGCCTTCTACCATGCAGGGCTACGACCGCGACCCACGCTCTATTGCCAAGCGCGCCGAAGACTACCTGACCTCTACTGGCCTGGGTGACACTGCCCTGTTTGGTCCAGAGCCCGAATTCTTCATCTTCGACAGCGTTCACTACAACTCTGGCATGGGCGAGTCTTTCTATAAGATCAAGTCCGAAGAAGCGGCCTGGTCCTCAGGCGAAGAAGTGGAAGGCAAGCACGGCCACGCCCCACGCGTAAAAGGCGGTTACTTCCCTGTAGCGCCCGTAGACAGCCTGCACGACATCCGCTCTGCCATGTGTAACGCCATGGAAGCCATGGGCCTGGAAATTGAAATTCACCACCACGAAGTGGCCAACGCTGGCCAGTGTGAAATCGGTGTTGGCGCCAACACCCTGGTGAAGAAGGCTGACGAAGTTCAGATCCTGAAGTACTGCGTACACAACGTAGCCCACGCCTACGGCAAAACCGCTACCTTCATGCCCAAGCCACTGATCGGTGACAACGGTTCAGGTATGCACGTACACCAGTCTTTCTCCAAAGGCGGTGTCAACCAGTTCGCGGGCGACAGCTATGCTGGCCTGTCTGAAACGGCCCTGTACTACGTGGGCGGTATCATCAAGCACGCGAAAGCGCTGAACGCTTTCTGTAACGCCTCTACCAACTCTTACAAGCGTCTGGTTCCCGGCTTCGAAGCACCGGTTATGCTGGCCTACTCTGCCCGCAACCGCTCTGCCTCTATCCGCATCCCGTTCGTACAGAGCGCCAAGGCCAAGCGTATTGAAACCCGCTTCCCTGACCCGACTGCCAACCCTTACCTGTGCTTTGCAGCACTGCTGATGGCGGGCCTCGATGGCGTTCAGAACAAGATCCACCCGGGCGAAGCTGCTTCCAAGGATCTGTACGACCTGCCACCGGAAGAAGAAGCGGAAATCCCGACCGTGTGTGCCAGCCTGGAAGAGGCCCTGGCCAACCTGGACGCAGACCGCGAGTTCCTGACCCGTGGCGGCGTATTCTCTGACGACTTCATCGACTCTTACATCGAGCTGAAGAAAGCAGACATCCAGAAAGTAAACATGACACCACACCCCGTAGAATTCGAACTCTACTACTCTGTGTAA
- the thiI gene encoding tRNA uracil 4-sulfurtransferase ThiI, which translates to MHFIVKLFPEITIKSAPVRKRFIKQLRDNLRTQLSQVGEGIAVSRDWEKIEVSSPSDDPALSARIADVLARTPGIANFARVVVHPFVDMHDAFEKTLAIWGEQLAGKTFCVRVKRTGSHDFSSIDVEKYVGGGLNQHSEAAGVRLKNPDLTVKLEIRDDTLYVVEEQVKGLGGFPLGSQEGVLSLISGGFDSTVASYLMIKRGVRTHYCFFNLGGRAHELGVKEVAFYLWNKFGSSHPVKFVTVPFEGVIEEILKNVDNSYMGVVLKRMMLRAASKVAAEMEIQALVTGEAVAQVSSQTLPNLAAIDAVTDTLVLRPLVVMDKGDIIDIARAIGTEDFAAAMPEYCGVISVKPTTRAKMDRVLEAEAKFDFARLDAAIQDRKTQYIQDVVADLGEEISVQQVADPANAVVIDIRHPNEEELRPLRLTNVEVLRIPFYTLSSQFASLDAGKQYLLYCDKGVMSQLHAEHLTAEGATNVGVYRPEAKVGCSL; encoded by the coding sequence ATGCATTTCATCGTTAAGCTTTTCCCGGAAATTACCATCAAGAGTGCGCCCGTGCGCAAGCGCTTCATCAAGCAGCTGCGCGACAACCTGCGCACCCAGCTTAGCCAGGTGGGCGAAGGTATTGCGGTATCGCGCGATTGGGAAAAGATTGAAGTGTCGTCCCCGTCCGATGATCCGGCCCTGTCCGCGCGGATTGCCGATGTGCTGGCGCGCACCCCCGGCATTGCCAACTTTGCCCGCGTGGTGGTGCACCCCTTTGTGGATATGCACGATGCGTTTGAGAAAACCCTGGCCATCTGGGGCGAGCAGTTGGCCGGTAAAACCTTTTGCGTGCGGGTCAAGCGCACTGGCAGCCACGATTTCTCCTCCATCGATGTGGAGAAGTATGTGGGCGGTGGCCTCAACCAGCATTCGGAGGCGGCTGGCGTGCGCCTGAAAAACCCCGATCTCACCGTCAAACTGGAAATCCGCGACGACACCCTGTACGTGGTGGAAGAGCAGGTAAAAGGTCTGGGAGGCTTCCCCCTGGGTTCACAAGAGGGGGTGCTGTCGCTCATTTCCGGCGGCTTTGATTCCACCGTGGCCAGCTACCTGATGATCAAGCGCGGCGTGCGCACCCATTACTGCTTTTTCAATCTTGGCGGCCGTGCACACGAGCTGGGCGTAAAAGAGGTGGCGTTTTATCTGTGGAACAAGTTTGGCTCTTCGCACCCGGTGAAATTTGTCACCGTGCCGTTTGAAGGCGTGATTGAGGAAATCCTCAAAAACGTGGACAACAGTTACATGGGCGTGGTGCTCAAGCGCATGATGCTGCGCGCGGCCAGCAAGGTGGCGGCCGAGATGGAGATTCAGGCGCTGGTGACGGGTGAAGCGGTGGCCCAGGTGTCGAGCCAGACCCTGCCCAACCTGGCGGCCATCGATGCGGTCACCGATACCCTGGTATTACGCCCACTGGTGGTCATGGATAAGGGCGACATCATCGACATCGCCCGCGCCATCGGCACCGAGGATTTTGCCGCCGCCATGCCCGAGTACTGCGGGGTGATTTCCGTTAAGCCCACCACGCGCGCGAAAATGGACCGGGTGCTGGAAGCCGAGGCCAAGTTTGACTTTGCGCGTCTGGACGCCGCCATCCAGGATCGTAAAACCCAGTATATTCAGGATGTGGTAGCCGATCTGGGCGAGGAGATCTCCGTCCAGCAGGTGGCCGACCCCGCCAATGCGGTGGTTATTGATATCAGGCATCCCAATGAAGAAGAGTTGCGTCCGTTGCGGTTGACCAACGTGGAGGTGCTCAGGATTCCTTTCTACACCCTGTCCAGCCAATTTGCGTCACTCGATGCGGGCAAACAGTACCTGCTCTATTGCGACAAAGGTGTGATGAGCCAGTTGCACGCCGAGCACCTCACCGCCGAGGGTGCTACCAACGTGGGTGTTTACCGGCCAGAGGCCAAGGTGGGCTGCAGCCTTTAA
- the typA gene encoding translational GTPase TypA: protein MIENLRNIAIIAHVDHGKTTLVDKLLSQSGTLDRKNVGTERIMDSNDQERERGITILAKNTAIEWNGYHINIVDTPGHADFGGEVERVLSMVDCVCLLVDAVDGPMPQTRFVTSKAFEKGLNPIVVINKVDRPGARPDWVMDQVFDLFDRLGGTDEQLDFPVVYASALNGIAGLDLDDMAEDMTPLFQMIVDKVQPPAVDRDGPFQMQISALDYNSYVGVIGVGRIKRGSVKPNQQVVIVDDEGKTRKGKILQVMGYLGLERVEETEAFAGDIVCVTGIEGLNISDTLCDPQNVEALPPLMVDEPTVSMTFQVNDSPFAGKEGKFVTSRNIKDRLDQELIHNVALRVQQGDSPDKFIVSGRGELHLSVLIENMRREGFELGVSRPEVIQKEIDGVIQEPFEQVVIDVEEQHQGSIMEELGLRKAEMTNMEPDGQGRVKLEFIVPSRGLIGFRGQFLTLTSGSGIMTSIFDHYGPVKQGEVAKRINGVLVSMVKGKTLAYGLHPLQDRGRLFLGAGEEIYEGQIVGLHSRGNDLVVNPTKAKQLTNVRASGTDDALTLSPPVRHTLEQALEFIEDDELVEVTPQSIRLRKKLLTENERKRAKK, encoded by the coding sequence GTGATCGAGAATTTACGCAATATTGCCATTATCGCCCACGTTGACCATGGCAAAACCACCCTGGTAGACAAGTTGTTAAGCCAGTCCGGCACCCTTGATCGCAAGAACGTGGGTACCGAGCGGATCATGGATTCTAATGATCAGGAGCGTGAGCGCGGTATTACCATTCTCGCCAAAAATACGGCTATCGAGTGGAACGGCTACCACATCAACATTGTGGATACCCCCGGACACGCCGACTTCGGCGGTGAGGTTGAGCGCGTGCTGTCGATGGTGGATTGCGTGTGTCTGCTGGTGGACGCGGTGGACGGCCCCATGCCGCAAACCCGTTTTGTAACCTCCAAGGCGTTTGAAAAAGGCCTGAATCCCATTGTAGTGATCAACAAGGTGGATCGCCCCGGCGCGCGTCCAGACTGGGTGATGGATCAGGTGTTTGACCTGTTCGACCGCCTGGGCGGCACCGACGAGCAGCTGGACTTCCCCGTGGTATACGCCTCGGCCCTGAACGGCATCGCCGGTCTGGATCTGGATGACATGGCTGAAGACATGACGCCCCTGTTCCAGATGATCGTGGACAAGGTGCAGCCGCCGGCGGTAGACCGCGATGGCCCGTTCCAGATGCAGATTTCTGCGCTCGATTACAACTCCTACGTGGGTGTTATCGGTGTGGGCCGCATCAAGCGTGGTTCGGTCAAGCCCAACCAGCAGGTGGTGATCGTTGATGACGAAGGCAAAACCCGCAAGGGCAAAATCCTGCAGGTGATGGGTTACCTGGGCCTTGAGCGCGTGGAAGAAACCGAAGCTTTTGCGGGCGACATTGTGTGTGTCACCGGTATCGAAGGCCTGAACATTTCCGACACCCTGTGCGACCCGCAAAATGTGGAAGCGCTGCCGCCGTTGATGGTGGATGAGCCCACCGTGAGCATGACCTTCCAGGTGAACGATTCGCCCTTCGCTGGTAAAGAAGGCAAGTTCGTGACCTCGCGCAATATCAAAGACCGTCTGGATCAGGAGCTGATCCACAACGTGGCGCTGCGCGTTCAGCAGGGCGACAGCCCGGACAAGTTCATTGTCTCTGGCCGCGGTGAGCTGCACCTTTCCGTATTGATTGAAAACATGCGTCGCGAAGGCTTTGAGCTGGGTGTGTCGCGCCCCGAAGTGATCCAGAAAGAAATCGACGGCGTGATTCAGGAGCCGTTCGAGCAGGTGGTGATCGACGTGGAAGAACAGCACCAGGGTTCTATCATGGAAGAACTGGGTCTGCGCAAAGCCGAAATGACCAACATGGAGCCCGACGGTCAGGGCCGTGTCAAACTGGAATTCATCGTGCCTTCGCGCGGCCTGATCGGCTTCCGCGGTCAGTTCCTGACGCTGACGTCCGGTTCCGGCATCATGACGTCGATCTTTGATCATTACGGTCCGGTCAAGCAGGGCGAAGTGGCCAAGCGCATCAACGGCGTGCTGGTGTCTATGGTGAAGGGCAAAACCCTGGCCTACGGTCTGCACCCGCTGCAGGATCGCGGCCGCTTGTTCCTGGGCGCCGGTGAAGAAATTTACGAAGGCCAGATCGTCGGTCTGCACAGCCGAGGCAACGACCTGGTGGTAAACCCCACCAAGGCCAAGCAGCTCACCAACGTACGCGCCTCCGGTACCGATGACGCGCTGACCTTGTCACCGCCCGTGCGCCACACCTTGGAGCAGGCGCTGGAATTCATCGAAGACGACGAGCTGGTGGAAGTGACGCCGCAAAGCATCCGCCTGCGTAAAAAGCTGCTCACTGAAAACGAGCGCAAGCGCGCGAAAAAGTAA
- a CDS encoding RsmB/NOP family class I SAM-dependent RNA methyltransferase — translation MIWQAWQAQPAGTHLDRWLSANLAKLVPAPGAHAALVTRLQKAVAYQQLICALAHQFEAGHANIDWLAWDAKWTPEQVTRLSASQIEQWLDLRLNPEPAQAAPELAKKIQLAQSFRAGTESNPSLFALWHGLRPGWMAAISKRAELSGWSKAQLNAFAAAQALPPPLWLRLQSDMTPEQAKTSLEQDGVLVELSEQGLCAHGGKSIKLSQLHKAGALEVQDLASQCLSGRVEVRPGQKAWDVCAGAGGKTLAIGAGMHNKGMLLATDIHERKLQELKRRAKRAGLYNIRSFVWSADAPLALPKEVAQQQGFDWVLVDAPCSASGTWRRNPEARWRYTTADTEELVQLQRKIVSNALPAVRPGGSFVYATCSWDERENEQQVAWLLTQYPDFSLVSQSLLGCPDMDSDTMFVAVFRKMPTAS, via the coding sequence TTGATCTGGCAGGCGTGGCAGGCCCAGCCCGCGGGCACCCATCTGGACCGCTGGCTGAGTGCCAATCTCGCCAAATTGGTGCCGGCACCGGGCGCGCATGCCGCGTTAGTCACGCGCCTGCAGAAGGCGGTGGCGTATCAACAACTGATATGCGCGCTGGCCCATCAGTTTGAAGCCGGGCACGCCAATATCGACTGGCTGGCGTGGGACGCCAAGTGGACGCCCGAGCAGGTGACGCGTTTGTCAGCGTCGCAAATTGAGCAATGGCTGGATCTCCGGTTAAACCCAGAGCCCGCGCAAGCCGCACCTGAGTTGGCGAAGAAAATCCAACTGGCGCAATCCTTTCGCGCAGGCACGGAAAGCAATCCGTCATTGTTTGCTCTGTGGCATGGTTTGCGACCGGGTTGGATGGCCGCAATAAGCAAGCGCGCCGAACTCAGTGGTTGGTCTAAGGCGCAATTAAATGCATTTGCGGCCGCCCAGGCGTTGCCCCCGCCTTTGTGGTTGCGTCTGCAATCCGACATGACGCCTGAGCAAGCCAAAACGTCACTTGAACAAGACGGTGTGTTGGTTGAGCTGAGTGAGCAGGGCTTGTGCGCTCACGGGGGTAAATCCATCAAACTTAGCCAGCTGCACAAAGCCGGCGCGCTCGAAGTACAGGACCTTGCCAGCCAGTGTTTGTCCGGGCGGGTAGAGGTCCGCCCCGGCCAGAAAGCATGGGATGTGTGCGCCGGTGCAGGCGGTAAAACCCTCGCCATTGGCGCCGGCATGCATAACAAGGGCATGTTGCTGGCCACCGATATTCACGAACGCAAACTGCAAGAGCTGAAGCGTCGCGCCAAGCGCGCCGGGTTATACAACATCCGCTCGTTTGTATGGAGCGCCGACGCGCCCCTGGCATTGCCAAAAGAAGTGGCGCAGCAACAGGGGTTTGATTGGGTGTTGGTGGATGCGCCTTGCAGCGCCTCTGGCACCTGGCGGCGCAACCCGGAAGCGCGCTGGCGTTATACCACTGCAGATACCGAAGAACTCGTGCAATTGCAGCGCAAAATTGTCAGCAACGCCCTGCCAGCAGTGCGCCCGGGCGGCAGCTTCGTGTACGCCACCTGCAGTTGGGACGAGCGAGAAAACGAGCAGCAAGTCGCCTGGCTGTTGACGCAATACCCTGATTTCAGTTTGGTGTCCCAATCTTTACTCGGCTGTCCGGACATGGATTCAGATACGATGTTTGTGGCAGTATTCAGAAAAATGCCAACAGCCAGCTAG